One Malus sylvestris chromosome 14, drMalSylv7.2, whole genome shotgun sequence DNA segment encodes these proteins:
- the LOC126600027 gene encoding NAC domain-containing protein 90-like has protein sequence MEDLPPGYRFYPTEEELISFYLHNKLDGRSGNLNRVLDRIIPVVYIYEFNPWELPQVSGEVSHGDLEQWFFYIPRQESETRGGRPRRLTTTGYWKATGSPSIVYSSNSNYNHAIGHKRTMGFYTGRAPHGKKTEWMMNEYKGIEVHADHNNQLSMTASSSNTSTSTSTPSAPTLREEFSLCRVYKKSKCLRAFDRRPPGIEITRNPTLIIQAAPAQGANHLDQGSTTSNRNPQNMGDRTNLSSLDSSSSGDHGSQSSQPERSWTLPMAVDNEAIWEWDELMDNWLHWF, from the exons ATGGAGGATTTACCACCTGGGTATAGATTCTACCCAACAGAGGAAGAGTTGATTTCGTTTTACTTGCACAACAAACTTGATGGGAGGAGTGGGAACTTGAACCGAGTTCTGGACCGAATCATACCCGTTgtatacatttacgagtttaATCCATGGGAACTCCCAC AGGTTTCGGGAGAGGTGAGCCATGGAGATTTAGAGCAGTGGTTCTTTTACATCCCAAGACAAGAGAGTGAAACTCGAGGAGGGAGACCGAGACGACTCACAACAACTGGGTATTGGAAAGCAACAGGATCTCCAAGCATTGTTTACTCTTCCAATTCCAATTACAATCATGCGATCGGCCACAAAAGAACCATGGGTTTCTACACTGGCAGAGCTCCACATGGAAAGAAAACCGAGTGGATGATGAATGAATACAAAGGCATCGAAGTTCATGCAGATCATAATAATCAACTATCAATGACAGCTTCTTCATCAAACACTAGTACTAGTACTAGTACTCCTTCTGCTCCCACG TTAAGGGAAGAATTCAGCTTATGCCGAGTGTACAAGAAATCGAAATGCCTTAGGGCATTTGACAGACGACCTCCAGGGATTGAGATCACAAGAAACCCTACCTTAATCATTCAAGCAGCTCCTGCTCAGGGTGCAAATCATCTGGATCAAGGGTCGACAACGTCAAATAGGAATCCTCAGAATATGGGAGATAGAACAAACTTAAGCTCACTGGACAGTTCATCCTCAGGAGACCATGGCTCTCAATCCTCTCAACCAGAGCGAAGTTGGACTTTGCCAATGGCCGTTGATAATGAAGCTATTTGGGAATGGGACGAATTAATGGATAATTGGCTCCATTGGTTTTAA